atgtatTGGTAAAGTTTTGAAATATCACAGTGCTAAAGGCACACCATTTCCTAGGAATTCATTCAGGACTGAATACTAGATTAAAAATGTGTAACCTACGGCAGGTTTTGATATATTTGACATAGGAAGACTTAAACTATATTAAGAAATGTTGTTTTATGTCAGTACCTAATAGAATCTGTGTAATATTAAAGAAATGAAAAGGCCTTTAAATATGATTACCTACCGTAAGTAGTATTTCTATAGATTGTTTTTTGGCGGTAGAACCCTTGTTTCTTTCatattgtatttgattttgtGTTCATGAAATGAGCCCTGCCAATCAAATAAACAAGATTTCGAGGTGTTCAGTTTGAGTTTTAATTATAAAGGCACAACATTTACAAGTAAGTAGTATTAATCATTAGTTTGTTTTCAACTAAATAAACAGGATGGCAAGAAAACTTTGGTTGCAGGGGTGATGCAGTATTTGAAACCAAGGTAGAagcaaaatgtacattaaaatgtgGCAAAATCCCACATAGAGAAGCTGAAGAATAATGGTGGATAGAGACATTGGGTCGGGTTTCAAGGTTTTTAACAAGGCCTTCACTTGGAAGAAGTTATTTCAAATTTTCTCCTTAACCATTGTTATTGTTAGAAATTGTTTCCAGGGAACTGTTTAATTTAACTTCCCTCTACGTAAGAATTTTGGCCATTGTAATCATATCTAGTCAGAAAGAGTTATTATTACTATGAAACAAAATGTTCTgacaaaataatatatgtttaCAGTGGTGTTCCTTttttgtaccccccccccccccccgttaaagATGTTTGGTAGCTGTAGGTTTTGTTTTAATCCATTCTCATGTTCTATTCTGGGccctttttccatttactttcattttctgttttaagccatttaaaaaatattacaggtgtggggtTGTAGGAAATACtttaccagaaagctccaaattacaggaagaccatcttccatatAGTCCATTTTGAgcgaatatttcctttttttttttaattacctttttaaaacagaaccttgtatctggaaaaccccaggtcccaatcactccagataacaggtcttataaATGGGGCTCTTGACTGAGTAGCTGGAATATGTTATATGTATCTCCAATAAATAACCTTGGTGATTTGGGAATTGTAGTAGGTAAAGGGGCTACCGTCCTCCCTACATTGACAGTTTCAGGTCCATGTTAGTCTGCTGGAAGCTTACAACAAATATTGAGTTAAGGTGCACAGGGAGGGAAGCAGTTCTTTCCCTACAGCTATTAGTACAGAtctaaaattgtgttttaaacaCCTACACATTGATAAAAGGGCATCGTTGTCAAGTTTACTTTGTTTTTGGCTTAGATTGTGCATAAAATGACAACTCGACTTTGCATCTGAAAGCAACTCTCAAGGGACCTGAAAGGATCGAACTGATTTTGTGTGACATGCTTTTACTATAATTCAGCACTTGAACATGTTGTAGATCGGATAATCAGCCCACTTCAACTTTGAAAACATGTCCAGATATGTGTTTGTGTCTCCGTGCATTGATGAGAGCAATGTGTTATTGTTATTCTCCCTTTACATTTTCagggattttcttttttaattttcaggCCCAGCAATTCACTCTAGCCTGTGTACTTTATCTTTCCTCTAAATATGATGTTGGATAAACATTACAATTATTTTCATCTGCTAGCGGAgtttgtacatactgtatctttCCTTTTATGTTAATGATTAATGGATTCAAACTGCTGCACTGGAATGGAATCATAATTCAGTTTTCCTGACAGTGCATGGTCGTTAGTACACAAGTTGCTTTGTCTCCACATTTTTCTTGCTGCAAAGAATAGATCCTGAAAGGTTGCCATGATCCTACACCACATGAAATGCAAGTCCTTATCTCCATTCTTTTTGTCCAACTGCCAAAAGATAATAGTTTCTGTCTAAGGGCCAGGACAACCACAAATCACCATTTCTTACAGGAAGGTCTCATCTTTAGCAATGTGTCAATAAACTTTCTAGAAACAAGGGCAGAAGGTTTCAGAAGCCATTTCTGTTgaaacagcagtaaataaaaacataacatgTTATTCACCAAAAATAGAATCAGATGTAATAATTCGTAAACTTAATGGATTTAGATATGCTTCCCTTTTTCAGCACATACACAGTGTAACACATGCCAAACCAAAGATGGTCACCATAGACCACCATAGCAAATTTAAATGGTATTGAAAAAATTCTGAAGGTTGTCAGTTTATTGAACTGAGTGCTTCTAACTGGATCTTAGGTTTCTATTGTTTAACATCCAAAGTTTGTTTATGGATGGGGTAACTGTTCACATGAGAGATGCAGTGCCTTCCTCTATAACAGGATTTAGCTTTtcccagccagctgcaggtagaacaatgaaatcttgcatctgattggttggcatgggttactgcctgggtgcaaatGTGCCCCCTCTATTAATGAACCCTATTGTCTGCCcaaagcaaccagtcagcaggtagcatttacttgtcacctgtttaaaagcaaacatcttgacTTGTATTGTGCATTTAAAGAAGTACTGTAATGGCACATTCCCATTTAGTAACTGTGTCAGTACTGTACTGGTTTCTTGTTTTTTGGGCAGTCTGAAGTCCTAATAGAGAGAGTTGAAATTTATATAGCTGTTCTTGGGGGTTTCTAGAAGATGTATATATGTGCACAGACAGAGGCTTGAATTTAGGAGGTCATTAACATTTTGAATAGAGGAAGACCAAAGGATTTCATGTTGAGAGCAGAGAATGATATATCTGaaataaatcagtaaaaaaaatatataatactaaGGACTAATTTTagagctgccatcagaaatcgtagTGGCATTCTAATCCAAGCAAGGGAGACGTTTTCACTGGTTTCATTTATCTGTAAATGGGTAGAGTATGTCAAAAAGTACTATACATATGTTGATTTTTACTtttggcttttctttttttgtttttttttccctaggtATAAGAAAGATGGCTACTGAAAGCATATTCATTACAACTTTGCCAATggattttaattctcagtttGATAACATTACAATCGGTTTAAATGACAATGAAACACTGTGTGAAAACTGGAGAGAAATACACCACTTAGTTTTTCATTTGGCGAACACATGCTTCGCTGCAGGGCTGGTTATTCCAAGCACTCTGAACCTTCACATGCTTTTCCTGCGTGGCATGCTGTGTTTAGGTAAGGGGTCAAGTTCTACTTCCAACATGAAAGCATGATTATGTGTTGTTATTAAGATTTGTGCTTCCCAACAGTTTGTTTTAGTAGCTATTACCAATATGAAATAGTAGGAAGCAACAGCAGACAGGCATTGAAAAATTGCTTTCTGGGGATAGGAGGATACTGATGCCCAGCACAGGCTTTACAGATGTTATTACTATACCAGTTTAGTCACTATATAGTGACTAAACCAGAAGCTGCAGAGAGACCAGGAGAGCCCAGCAGGACTATGGGCCACCTGGAAATTTCCAGTTAGGTCAATCCATCCTTGGGAATTATTTAATGAAGAATGCCAATTCCAAATAATTCATGGAGATGGCATGAAGAAATGAATTAGAGAAAGGTATGTTTACAGTTTTGTCCTGTTATTGGAGTATAGGACAGTtgaaaacttttaaattgtaaactTTTGGCTTTTGATAAAGTAATAGCGCAAGACTTTAAACACAACTGCCCATTTCTAAACTTAAATCTGCAGACAGCAGCAGAATTTACAGAACTATAGCTATTTGAAAAGCTGTTTAAGCTAAGTGAAACTCGAgggatttgttttattaaaatgggtCATTTTCAATACAGAGCGCGCTCGCCTTTCTATTACCTTGTACATTTTGCCTCAGCAAGACATGCCAAACTTTTTTGCCTCCATATTAATAGCCTCATTTAATTCCCTTGAAGCAAAGAACACATAGTTCTTGTATAGGTACATGAACAATAGACATTCTTCTAGGGCCATTATTTCtcctaactgtgtgtgtgtactttCTGCAAGTAAATAATGAGCCAAACACtatcattttatatttctttcttttttacaggTTGCACTTTCTTCATAATTTGGGCAGTTCTCTTCCGATGTGCTTTGGACATAATGATATGGAATGCTACCTTCCTTAGTATCAACTTCATGCATTTTGTATATCTCGTGTATAAAAAAAGACCAGTGAGTATTATGTTGAATAAAAGTTTGCAGTACAGTCTAGTCCATGGGTGATGTGCAAAAGggtttgctggcaatgacagtgtACTGTAtagcatttaaagggaaatttgATGGAACTGGTAAAAAATccaggtttccaggtaatggatctcatacctgtacttcaattaTATATCTTGTATCATTTCCCTCTCTAGTCCAATAATAAGAAAATTCCCTTACAGACTCAAATATTTTCAGTGCAGCTAGTTCAAAATAATCGGAACTAAAGTACCCACAATTTCCCAACTTCTATTCCAAAGTGTAAAGTGATTGTGCTCTGTCCTCGCCAAATCAAtgtttaattaattcattatcaTGTGTATCTAAGTTAATCACAACAGTTCATATTAACTGCAAGtcattggtttatatatataaattaattaacacttatgtgatttttaaagtgacagtgctatataaattaattgtatactaaaatatattaaaaatattttaaaaaaatgtgctcaaAAATTCATCAGAATAAAAATCAGGTAAAGGAAAATAGACAAAGGGTGGAGCTGTCCCATAGACAGAGGATTGAGATGTCCCGATTTCTACTAACTCAGTTTGTTTCTATCTAACCCTGAGACACCACAAATAATGAGAATGCAGAACACCAAGGACTGTGGTCATATAATTTACCTTGCCTATCTGAGATAAGAAACTAGCTTCCCTGAAAGGCCACAAATCCATgttaccttaaggtggccatagacataataattaagatctttcttggaaaagatctttccaagaaagatcattcgtttcaatacacacgagtagagctgaatcatcagatatacagatagaaacaatagaattctacctgtatctgacgattcagcactaaaagtgagcgatgttcgggtgccttcaaaggtgcccgattAAAATTTTCCATCTGGGCCAATCAAGGAGCCAactaatatccaagtcttctgctgatattggtcagCTTGTCTCCCGCAATACACGCACGAATATCATATGAAGATTTGTTTCCTAcgatatctgtgcatctatggctacctttagagTAAAAGAAGATTGATGAGTTAAATGAATAAGGCACATAAAATCCTGGGTTAAATTGGCGCTGTGTATCTATTTGTAAGCAGTATAGATTTAAAATCAATTGTTATACTAAGTTTTAAAAGAATAGATTAGGAGTTTtgctgacgcgcgtttcactgTAGGCTTTCCCTCTGTACTTTGCTTCATGTCCAGTAGCTGCTCtaaaatacattcattatatGTACAGTAAGTAATATTACCAACAGACCCAAGCAGGTAggaacagaatccctttactaAACCCAATATTGTCTAGATTTTCAATTCTGTAACATTATCTTGTTAAATCTTGTAGGCACAATGTTTCATGCCTTAATTTTCTTCATGAAATTGGAGACGGTTCTAGCTATTGCCATTTTATAAGAGCTGTAATGTTTTCAATCACCCATCTTTTGGAAACAGAGAATTCTTTTTTCTTCCATTTGTGATGCCAAAGTATATGGCATcagtgaaaatatacagtattaacttTAATAGAATGTGACAGCAATTTGTATTATTACTGTACTTGTTTCAGCTGCAATTTGAATTATTACTGTTTTAGACATTTTACTGTTCTGTCGATTATTAGGACATTCtatgtttttaattcttattgAACTGTAGCTTGTGTGAAGCTGGAAAAAAATCGGCATCATTTACACTTCTTTTATTATTGTATCCTGTTAAAAAGGAAGGCTAATTTTCTCCACTAACCCTGCAGCTTCATAtagatgtactgaatccaggctTCCTAACCATAAACAAATAGCaaagaaaaagtgttttatttttgttaaatatagtgTGCTTttaccctgtactggtaaaatatTGTGTGTATGCCTCAAAAAATgactgcagtttatataaatttacacagcaaataatctCTGTACAATTCAGTGGGCTACGCTAATGTTGGACAAGGTGCAACCCTTGGCTTCTCTCTGCCCACATTTTCTCTGCAGGCGGAGAGTATCCAGTGCATTTCTCACCGCTCCTCCATGTGTTTAGATACATACGGAgcaaatatcattaaaaaaacactgaactaTGCTTTTCTTGCCAATATCTGCTCAATGTGTCTGCACACAGGCCAACACCATGTCTGTCCATACAGAGACATGGCAGAGCAGAGGGGTGCACATTGTCTTCTCTCCACCTGCAAAGAAAACATCTGACATTAGCTTTGTGCTAAAGGCACATGGGATGGTTTCTTTGTACAGATTCAAGAAATAGCTAATCTGTAGGTGAGGATGAACAGACACAACTTTCAAAAGTAAGAGATCTTACTGTACATTTTTGACATTactttcccttttctttaaaGCACTGTGCAACAAATGAGAACATTATGATTTATCATATTAAAACTGATTTATCATGTTACAAATCCATAGATGCATAATTATGACAATGATATATTCATTCAGTTTCATTAGTGGACCAGAATTAATTCATTTTCTCATGCCCTCCTCGTACTGATCATAGTGCATATGTGTATTGTATGGACTGTAATCTCCACTGGGCCGGGGACTGATATGTACAATGTATATGAAAGTAAGACTGACAtctcttttacatttttacacagtACAGGGCAATAATTTTAAGCGGTCCTTGAACATGTTGAAAAGATGGTAAGCAAACCAAGAGATGTTAGACCTCAGAGTAGGGCTTAAGTAACCAACTAACTAAGCAAGCCAACAAATGGTTGCCTTgtgttcttttcttttgtttatttctataattctaatatatttagccctttaagtgccacagatcatagAATCCATGGCTTTGTCATGGATGTACAATATAACATGTCTGTCTGGACAAAAGATAATTACAATAATGCAGTTTCCTTTTCTGCGGAGTTCTAGTGCTTTATTGCTTGATGGTAGAAGACACTCTTTCCAGTATTACAGGATTGCTGGGACCACCTTTGCTCGTGTTCTTTTAGTTGCAAAATCATCTGCATTGCTCAAAAAAGTGATATCTCCATGCTTGGAAAATGTgattcaacaatttttttgtttatatgagAATTAATTTCAgtcaaaacatttacaaaataaatttgtaaatGGAAAAGTCAAATGCTATTGTATTCTCTTCGATGTACTACAGCCGTATGCAGAAAGGCCATCAGGGCTTCCCGTTATCATGTTTAATACCTTTCCTGAAACGAAACTCTTATGCGTGTGCATTATAGTGCAGATACAACTGCCAGGTGCCACTCCACGCATGAACATGAAGGATCGGGATGTTCGACAGATACACCAGGGGGCTGATCTTGCTTTTTATCAGAAAGCCAATAGCAGTTTTGCAGACTTAAACCATCGGTGGCTTTTCAGTTTATCACGTCAAAGAGTATTCCCCATTCTTTTTTTTGACCTGCATCCCCCCTAGTGCTCTCCAGACATGCGGCACACTGGTGTGATATGCATTAACTTTCCTGGGACCCAAGCAAAATTATTGTTGCCCCCTTTAAACAGAGGAGACCCATGATTGCATCCAAACCTATACATCTGGGGACCTCCTGCTCTCATGGGGTCTCCTCCCTTTATTGTTAAGCCGCTAGTTATGTGATATAAAGATCCATATTCATTTACtaatgtatatttatcaatgtgtaATTATGATAGATGCTTGGCAAAATACCCCTTAAATTCTTAGGTAAAAGAGGTAGGATAAAACGAGGAAAGTGTTTATTTTTCCCAAACATTGTAGCATACGGTATACTTGAATTTTATCAACTTGGTCATTTTCCCAAAGGATTATGCAAACAAGGCAAAAATACCAACATATAATTAGACCATGGCAATTACAAAGTAACCTGCCTAGAGAGCTGAAATTAGTGCCTGTTTCGGTTCTACAGCCAATATTGATGTACTTGCTGCAAAGTGTAAAAACACGTAAaggtataaaaatatgttttatacataCTTCAAAGCTTTATGCAGTTTTCATTTAGCTGATATTTCCTTTATTACTGGCAATTTCATGCTCTCCCAGTGCAATTTCCAGCAGGGTTTCACAGTATCCTTACTATGGACAGGCAGAGGAGCTTCCTGCTGTGACAGAAGgtattgctaaaaatgttttctcctgtgAATAAGCAAAAGCAGATTTAGCAATCTTAAAGATCAActaaatcataaaatatatattttatgtaccaGGATATGCAGAAAAGTGGTCTAGTTGTGATCTAATATTATGTGcttttattaaaagggaaagGCACTGTTTGATGGGTTCAGCTGTTTCATTTGTTTGCTCTGTTGCCCTTGGGAAGAAATTATTTGATCAGATCTCACTCGAAAgattttaatttctaaaataattaaaaaacaatttttgtgcGTATTGATTTGCATAATGCACAGCCCACAAAGTCAGATGAACTGtgactttattattttataactgCTTTATCAACAAATGACTATGAATGTCACATGGAATCCACACATAGCTATTAATAAAAGTAAGAGTGCAGTGATTAAACAGAGTGGCATAGATATTTAATAGACAGGTTGGACCAAGGGCAGTATTTGAGTTATATGTAACACTGAGGTTTTGTGCCATGGCgttaaaatgaatatttcatcTTGCATGTTTGGATCAGAAAAGAAACATGCAGTTTTACTTCAGTGTCCTTATGTTCCTCTCCCGTCAAAATTAAATTACTGTTGTATCCCAATGGGATATGGTGTAAAAAATTGCTCTACTTTTTGATTTAAGGTTGCTTGAAATGTATTAAGCTTGAAAAATGGGAATTGCTCCGTTTGATTTTTGAAGAAGTGAACACAGCAAGTCACACATAAGCTAGTTATTTCTATGCAGACTTTACGGTCACTGGTTCAGGTGTGGGTCACTCTAGCAAACAGTTTGGTTGGTTATGTTGTCACAATAAAAAGGGCACAATGGAAAACTAAGTTGGACCATGATCCCCATCAGAGTGTGTTACTGATCAACTAGGATCAGCATGGGCTCCTAACTTTGCAGATCGATTGGACATCCACTTATCTGGCCAAATTTTATCAGTTGAGTGAGCAGTTAGCCCTCTAgctgaaatttcatttgaaggGATACAGAAAATATCAAGTATATCTTCAAATCCAATGTGAGTGTTCTGCTTCTATTAACTGTAATAAGAATCTGGCACAGGGTTCatcacagatttaaaaaaaaaaacgtctttGTTGCCCAACACTTATACACCGTGAGACCTTTGCAGATACATTGTATGTATCTGGCAGTATGACCAATTTTCAACATGGCCTTGATGAATAGGgcctgtgctgaacatactttttcctTATTGTATTAATTAGGACATATTTATGGTTTGTGTTACTTCTTGCAGGATAAAACCTAGAATTGCAAGTAAAGTCACACTTGTATTTCGAGTTCTgagcacaattaaaacaaatcagtAGTCCGCCTAGAAgctattctatattctatttaaTGAGGTACTCCTTATCTTACAgcctaacaggctgcagctggagGAATTGAGGGGAGTTGCTaatacagaggcttctcagtgaaagcttgatttgttttgattgtgtcCAGAAGAGCAAAAAATTGAGTGTGATTTTTCTTAAtcgttttcacagaaaaattagtAACAGAAGGGGAAATGGTACTCTGCTTCAATATAAGGTTAGCCAGGTACCCAAGATGTAAAACTATGGCCCTTTAAGCATTTTAATTTTGGATTTGCATTTAGATACAACCGTACCTGcaagtaaatgtttttattctggTAAACTAATTTCTGATGTCAGTGATATTGTTCTCTGAATAcaaataaagtgtgtgtgtgtgagatatatatatatatatatagtgaaataaagaaacgactaacgtttcggctcacactcaagcctttctcaaagtctttgagaaaggcttgagtgtgagccgaaacgttagtcgttttttgatccaaataaacaccttttttgattttgataagtcctgtgagtgcaagcttctttatttcactacttaatttttgggcttttttgcacccaggcaaatatGACCTCCTGACGAGTTGTGCTGGCCTCTACACTAccttttatatgtgtgtgtgtgtgtgtgtgtgtgtgtgtgtgtgtgtgtgtgtgtgtgtgtgtgtgtgtgtgtgtgtatatatatatatatatatatatatatatatatactatgtatatgaaatgttttttgaaaaagcaCTTGGCACAAGTGATTTGGCTTGTGCTTACTTTAGGGCTAACAAACAGCAATccattcaatatttttattagaaaactTAGGACTCATTTACTACCTCTGgggaagggtgcaaagtgcaacaaacaCATGCAAAGGACAATGGTGCACCCTATTCCATGCTGAGCACCCAAAGGTGCAGGTTTTAAAGTTCATGGACCTGTGTTTCAATAGGGTCAGGCAGGGGTTATTGACTTATTGCATTATTCATTAATCAGCACAAGAGTGCAGGTATGTGCTGGACACAAGTGCTTGTACTAAGGGGCATGATTTTGTGACCCATAGTGTTGTTTTCCCTTGCATCCAGCGAATGAAATAATTACCCCTCTTGGAAGGATCCTGAAACTAACCAAGCATTGTTAAAATTCTAAGCCTTACATTTTACCCTTTAAAATGAAGGGTTATGATATGATTCCGACCTCATGTTTATACTAAAATCTTTTCAATGTGTCTTTCAGTGACATGCAATATTTGCTTTATTAACAGATCAAAATTAAAAAGGAATTGAAAGGTATCTATCACCGGATGTTTGAACCTCTCCACGTATCTCCAGAGCTATTCAATCGACTTACTGGGCAGTTTTGTGAAATTAAAACCTTAGCAAAAGGCCAGACATATGCAGTAGAAGATAAAACATCTGTTGACGATCGTTTAAGTATATTACTTAAAGGAAtgtaagttttgtttttttcttggggTTTTTAAACTATGCTTAATTATTAAATTGTTATTCTTTTCTACTCCTAAGATAATAGCTTGTGTTGTATGTAGCTTATTACTGTGCTAATGTGTCCAGTGCAAGATAGGTTgtcaatttattttacagttcaaCCACTAGCAAATATGGAGTCTTCTTCATATATTGTATTGTTGTATGCAAAATAAGCTTTCATTTAATTTGTGGTCAggagaataacaataaaaattacaaaGCAAGTCAAACTGAAGAGACAGACACACCAGTGCATCTAATACTGACAACACATGGACCTATTCTCATCAGATCCAATTTTCTATTCTTAGTTAAAATGAATACTGGCATGTAATCTAGGCACACATTTACGCACAGTATGATCATACTATGTGATTTGCTCACATGAATACCCAAGCAGCACTGCAGCATGGGAAACATGATAAAGGTGCGGGAACAGTCAACTCCTGCTGGTGGATAAGAGGATACAAGAGACCAATATTCCGACCAAAACAACCAAATATGATTAGATCACACTGAAATAGTCGGCAGGGGTTGTACACACAGCCATCTTGCTCCACATGTTGCTGTCTTATTAACCTTAAAATAATGCAAAAGGACAAACCACTTACAGTTTGCAGTACtagtaagggacctgttatccagaatgcttgggacctgtggatttctgtaatttggatcttcataccttaagactactagaaaatcatgtaaacattaaataaatccaacaggctgattttgcttccaataaggattaattatatcttagttgggatcaagtacaagctactgttttattattacaaagaaaatggaaatcatttgggTAAAATGGCGTCTATTggatatggcctttctgtaatttggagctttttgatattgggtttctggataatggatcccatacctgaaatagataaaaaaaacttctatcaCCAGTCCCTCAAGGTCATGCATTTACAGAGCCTCTTGTGTTCATTTCAGTTGTTAATATTACATGTGAGGAAATCAAGGCAAATCTcttacaa
The genomic region above belongs to Xenopus laevis strain J_2021 chromosome 5L, Xenopus_laevis_v10.1, whole genome shotgun sequence and contains:
- the bves.L gene encoding blood vessel epicardial substance-A (The RefSeq protein has 1 substitution compared to this genomic sequence) produces the protein MTTESIFITTLPMDFNSQFDNITIGLNDNETLCENWREIHHLVFHLANTCFAAGLVIPSTLNLHMLFLRGMLCLGCTFFIIWAVLFRCALDIMIWNATFLSINFMHFVYLVYKKRPIKIKKELKGIYHRMFEPLHVSPELFNRLTGQFCEIKTLAKGQTYAVEDKTSVDDRLSILLKGIMKVSYRGHFLHTISANAYIDSPEFRSTEMNRGETFQVTITADDNCVFLCWSRERLTYFLESEPFLYEIFKYLIGKDITTKLYSLNDPTLGKKRKLDTQPSLCSQLSVMEMRNSLASTNDNEDGLQNFLRGTSTTSSQRNKQQEFYNAYGVGPLSHAVFC
- the bves.L gene encoding blood vessel epicardial substance-A isoform X2, yielding MATESIFITTLPMDFNSQFDNITIGLNDNETLCENWREIHHLVFHLANTCFAAGLVIPSTLNLHMLFLRGMLCLGCTFFIIWAVLFRCALDIMIWNATFLSINFMHFVYLVYKKRPIKIKKELKGIYHRMFEPLHVSPELFNRLTGQFCEIKTLAKGQTYAVEDKTSVDDRLSILLKGIMKVSYRGHFLHTISANAYIDSPEFRSTEMNRGETFQVTITADDNCVFLCWSRERLTYFLESEPFLYEIFKYLIGKDITTKLYSLNDPTLGKKRKLDTQPSLCSQLSVMEMRNSLASTNDNEDGLQNFLRGTSTTSSQRYSPSMRASSKMKPIEEDAEDDVFKPAYSPKI
- the bves.L gene encoding blood vessel epicardial substance-A isoform X1 yields the protein MATESIFITTLPMDFNSQFDNITIGLNDNETLCENWREIHHLVFHLANTCFAAGLVIPSTLNLHMLFLRGMLCLGCTFFIIWAVLFRCALDIMIWNATFLSINFMHFVYLVYKKRPIKIKKELKGIYHRMFEPLHVSPELFNRLTGQFCEIKTLAKGQTYAVEDKTSVDDRLSILLKGIMKVSYRGHFLHTISANAYIDSPEFRSTEMNRGETFQVTITADDNCVFLCWSRERLTYFLESEPFLYEIFKYLIGKDITTKLYSLNDPTLGKKRKLDTQPSLCSQLSVMEMRNSLASTNDNEDGLQNFLRGTSTTSSQPGYSPSMRASSKMKPIEEDAEDDVFKPAYSPKI
- the bves.L gene encoding blood vessel epicardial substance-A isoform X3, coding for MATESIFITTLPMDFNSQFDNITIGLNDNETLCENWREIHHLVFHLANTCFAAGLVIPSTLNLHMLFLRGMLCLGCTFFIIWAVLFRCALDIMIWNATFLSINFMHFVYLVYKKRPIKIKKELKGIYHRMFEPLHVSPELFNRLTGQFCEIKTLAKGQTYAVEDKTSVDDRLSILLKGIMKVSYRGHFLHTISANAYIDSPEFRSTEMNRGETFQVTITADDNCVFLCWSRERLTYFLESEPFLYEIFKYLIGKDITTKLYSLNDPTLGKKRKLDTQPSLCSQLSVMEMRNSLASTNDNEDGLQNFLRGTSTTSSQRNKQQEFYNAYGVGPLSHAVFC